The Periplaneta americana isolate PAMFEO1 chromosome 16, P.americana_PAMFEO1_priV1, whole genome shotgun sequence genome segment TACCACACTGCAGATGCAAGTAAGATCGCACGCCACGGCAGCCTTAACCTTGTCACGCCTAATTCTGGAAGAAGTGCTGCTATTAGGATTAATTTCTTTCAATGGCAGGATACGTCAGACGTCTATTTGTAAATACAATCTAACAGTCATTTTAATTAAGTTTATTACTAAAGTTGTGACAAATGGTAAACAAATGATACTTAATGTAGGAATGCAAAGTCTTTATTCAACTCATGAAATGATCATTTGCTACAAAAAGGGTCAGACATAATAAGTGGTCCTAATACTTGCAAATTCTAATATTGCACATAAAAGAAGCAAGTACAGATCGAGAggtgagacctggcatgtgagttaCGTGGGAGAGAGAAGAATTGGAGATCATAACAAAGTTTGTTTCGGTTTTATTAATATTAggcgaatctaccgacacggaaattCAATTCATTCtaaagccacagtctagtatatacagtcacaaggctcaatacgtagtaaatacgcatccatagatagttgctaaccactaggattgctgctatcgcctcattacagacaatgcgaaatagtatctgcacagtctattgttcctagtgcccCCATAAacttgagcttcgtgactatatatactagactgtgctaaaacaTTGTTTTCCCTTTCCATACCCACTAGCGATATAGCCACTGTACGTGATAAAGTTACAGGCCAGGTCTTGCGGCCTCAGCTATActatttttattctgtaataGTGTCATGGTTAAGGTTCCATTCTGATTagggaaatataaatttaagTCCTACTGAAGGAATCCTTacgaatgaaaatgaaaaaaaaaatcgaaaatattattattattattattattattattattattattattatcattatcattattattattattattattattattattattattattattattattattataagagagatgaagttacaggagaatggagaaaattacacaacacaggactgcacgcattgtattcttcacctgacataattaggagagacgtagatgggaagataatattaaaatggatttgagggaggtgggatatgatgatagagactggattggtcttgctcaggatagggacctatggcgggcttatgtgagggcggcaatgaatctccgggtttcttaaaagccaataagtaattattattattattattattattattattattattattataagagagatggagttacaggagaatggagaaagttacacaacacagaactgcacgcattgtattcttcacctgacataattaggagagacgtagatgggaagataatattaaaatggatttgagggaggtgggatatgatgatagagactggattggtcttgctcaggatagggacctatggcgggcttatgtgagggcggcaatgaatctccgggtttcttaaaagccaataagtaagtattattagtattattattattattattattattattattattattattattattattgctactattacataaataatatataattatgtttatatagtcatatatattattaaatatttattcattttattaaaaaaatgtttttatgcaaTGCACAGATACCAAATGGCGTGCTGGCTAGAACCTCGGTCTATTCCTGTTCAGTACTCGAGTACAATAATTATACAACTCGGATCTACAAAGAAGAGATACCTTGAAGAGATTACTTTTCAGGTTTGTTCTGGTTCATTGATAAATAAGACTCATATAACGAATAGTGTAGAAAAACTCTTATAGTACGTGGTCTGATAGCGGTGTTGCCAGTTCTAAAGACGAATTAATAAGCTGACATAGACCTGTCTACCTCTataccagacctgcagaactgtagctcctgagagcgactgTTTCCCTCcactttcttaccccacccaccttttctatcagtgcggtcatgacgttctagttacgctcggctgcatcaacattctttctcgcggcggcaggtatacaatacgctatcaattACAAatgtacagataataaaatccttaggaacatacctttagaaagtaagagaaaaaagaatgagggaaataaataaattaaaatatacgtaaaataaattttaaaatgtatgtgtgcatataatgtaagaaggtctccTTATGTAATATATCGTCCTaatactagtaaagccgattaaatccactttttgtgtaaaataagttaagtacagtccccgacttgtctttccgttctctgtattctactaaaatgaaattattccgaaatgttgcatgcaggcaacaaaccaattacattatttgaagaatttattatgatttttcgtgcattaataaagttttaatttctgtttttacaaaacttgtattactggtcttaactggttttactaataataggacgataaataaattgtacgttgataagtgagtgatagctatatgatcggatgtcaatgctgtcattcaacattgtaacgcactctagccaaataaataaataaataagtaaaaagtaaataaataaataagtaaatatgtaaataaataaataagtaaataaataagtaattaagtaagtaaataagtaggcctaaataagtaagaaaataagtaaacaaacaaagaaataatacggtactgcagtttaaagagaactggaacatggcaaaatctaaacccgtgaaggaatactacagagacatcattttatttttactaacatttttaatattaatctggctatacctttctattaacgactgaaacaggaaacaccgtttgctaccccttccacgactggagtaggtataggagggaagaaaagtagttcatccatttacgtaaactaggaaataacgccattttgagtttaataattttcattaggttttttttaaatcaaaatacagtactgtattaacacttagtgtttttactcacaaattgagctatccattcggacgtattcattatgcagtgtatattgtactgttacagcacattagcgtacaatatagagaatgaagttaaattgtaaattatcataatatggatatttaaacacatttttgaaaatggtggtcattcatttcgatacaggcttcagttcttttgtgcatattatcacattatagactattgtacctaattccaattatcagtttcgtccttcgtacaagtaactcatgttgaaataattctgtacctactctataaaagagtaccttacgtactgtaaatttaatcttaacttctgcccgatccgaaaagataaaattactcagaaatgctatctactgtccgttcaagtggttttgtcgcggggtcgtagaaaggggggggggatcacgtgacagttaattacttaacgaggcccttttatttaagttattttaaacatttgtgtaatattacgtagacctccaattcctaacagaaattaatgttttcagaaaagagctaagatagcccagctattagactttacagaggagcgaacagaagcaggtgggggaaaccgggatgcgacgtaggcaaacggacgacagtaccggtgcgaaaatatgattcaatattgaaagctctttcgtcactgaaaacgcgaacatatttctggaacgtactgtactcactcagtactgctcacgcgccctcggctctgtgtcgtgaacggttggaagtttactagtagaaggggtgggagtgaagtactttcaaaaactcaggtacaataaaaattgaagtaaaaataaaattatgtccctgtacttccaaaggaaatggaaatatgattattttgttgttgaagaagaaataattgcttgtttactgtgtcccatccaatttatttctatttgtcatttcaatattaaaccacatttcaacaaagtccatattaaacTTTATGGAAtacacaaactttcgggtaagttcattattacgaactgtagctatattgattatttatttatatattgtaaaattaaggacatcactctttgcgttcattttgaattgaaattaatagtgactttcaaggttcattacttaaatgttataaatttgtttctgtaggtgatgataggaggaaagttttcgaaaatctaaagcaggttaggtgcaaagaaatctcaaagaaactaccgacaggaaatctagcataattgtaaaccttgaaacgagataacgcattataaaagcaatgaatttattacaatcctttttgaaaattacatgccgccactgatcggccagagaatgtaaataactctacgcggaagtcgatcatccccaatagaaatggagtgaggctgacgtcatatttcccctacttacgagttctgcaggcctggtctatacAATAGATTTATTGCTATGCGAGTTCAAGGGGAGATGGTTTTCAAAGGCAGTTTAAAGTTTCCGAGAAGTTTTGCTAATATGTACTATATTTGTTCATCAAACTTGTTCTCAGTGTTGTAATAAGCGTAGAAATGTCATGGTTCGCCGCAAAATTTTACTGAAAACGAATATAAGAGCACTGAAACTGCGAAAACTATAGTATAGTTAAACAGATAAAAAAATCGCACACAATGCCAGTTCCCATCTCACACGTGATACTGGTAGTAGGAATTTAAACCATATAAACTGGACTCCATAATGCGTAATGTGCACACCATGTTACGGGCTCGGCTATGAAGGACAACTCTAGTTCCGTATTTGCCAGTCTTTTTAGGGCGTTAGGGAAGTAAACTCCAGTCTTCCCCCTTTGCGTTTAATACTAGTTTGTGACACGGTGAACTGCTAACAAAAGCTAAGCCTTGCCTAGCCTACTCAGCAAAATTTTAACTAATGCAAGTAATCTTGCGCCACAACAATCACTCATTTGAAacgtcaccaccaccatcaccaccaccaccgccaccaccaccaccaccaccaccaccaccaccaccaccaccaccaccaccacccatcATAGACGCCGACTTTGGAGGCAAGACTGCACAAAGTCTGAgagcccaccgctgtggagtaatggataGCATGTCAGACCGTGAAGCCAGtggggccgggttcaaatcctggttgggacaatttacctggttgaggtttttctagggtttttcctcaaccatttaagagcaaatgcagggtaacatTTTTGGCGCTGGGCCCTGAATTAATTTCGCTGGTATCACCTTTATTTAATACAAGatggtggaagcgtattatctagcgaaatttataaacttgtacttgcaatttgggaaaaggaaattgtaccagaacaatggaaggagtccataatcgtacctatttttaagaagggggacaagactaactgtagtaactttcgaggaatatcacttttgttgacgtcgtacaaaattttgtctaatatccttttgagaagattaactccatatgtagatgaaattattggggatcatcagtgtggtttcaggcgtaatagatcgactattgatcagatttttttattcgacagatattggagaaaaaatgggagtataatggtacagtacatcagttatttatagacttcaaaaaggcgtatgactcggttaagagagaagttttatataatattcttattgaatttggtattcccaagaaactagtttgattaattaaaatgtgtcttagtgaaacttacagcaaagtccgtataggccagtttctatctgatgcttttccaattcactgtgcactaaagcaaggagatgcactatcatctttacattttaactttgctgtagagtatgccattaggaaagtctaggataacagagagggtttcgagttgaacaggttacatcatctgcttgtctatgcggatgacgtgaatatgttaggagaaaatccacaaacgattagggaaaatgagtcattccacgtcaaatagcacaaaattatacaaattttgaccttcatatttctgattgcgtttatatttttttttaccaactctataaGTCTAATAAACCAAGaagtgtacttttatttcctcctaagtccacatgtttttaaaatattgcatgttaaaattcgttaaaaatgtcgcacaatccaatatttaaagcgtcatatttccgaggatatttatgttaaatttttttgaaaaatgtatttaaaagcttaaagtactgtcatttgttaaatatttaataactaattttaatataattattacaaatttttatttttttatgattcaatttttaaaacttagatatcaatgtgaaatagccgtattaaaaatataaaaaaatgcctactaggtgcactgaagtattcttaataattccagaaaaaatcacaatgggatctccaatagtttaatggaaatttaattacttacgacgcaatgtgtagcggtcggtgcagcagcagttgTCGGGaggcgctgggaggtttatcggcgctggatgatcgactgaacgttgcaagattacacacagtagggatcaagtcactcgagaaaacactgctaatttacttattatgatatcctcaaatatttgtacattatgctttttaaacgtttgttttcattcacactacactttaaattttcattcgcctaccttctttcttgaaagaaaattgttttactaggcctaaatcttcagtttttgacaacggaatgaaagaatgtaatttctaatgtaccagttattggttttagattgtggtatctggcctgcaaattttcagtgtggtttttgtgcttattcaatggacaaaatataaatgacactttagaaatattttttgtgaccaatcaaacagtttttttttttttttgttggtgtTGTGCTCTCgttgcaagtcttttaacagttcctccaatgccaccacatggacttttaccatgcgacgttgcaaagaagtgtcattcagcactaattccataatagtcttcatgtaagcaaatatttttaaaattctttttgtttttgtattgttaacttgatccatcggaaaagtaaatgattttttttcatatcgttgaattcttgctttaagaagttgattgcttcggattaaaaacaatgaaaggaatcggtgtcatgtttcatgctttctgagatgacgacaatatttttgtgacgaatttctgtatcttctttgaaatatactacgaaaggatgtattgtgtcttGTCATtttttccaatgcacaccttgtactcaatcttgtattacaaatgaataattttcagaaaagtctgcaataggcctaactatgtaattttcaggttgtacattttctttgcattccgtcaaaaataaaatatggcgacttttgaagggatgacgatgcatcttctacatgaaaaactttacttgcttggaagccttttattttttttaacttttcacgggggtatcgttttcgttgtagttttcttttcttgataggggattctattgacatcaaactcttgtttaattcctcaatattggtgatttctagcgctgtatccatagaTCTGTTAGaataagaactgggataatcactctctctgcccgcatttttatttgattcgtgtttactaatatcacaagaactaccggcttcacataaaatttcatctgacctatctggaagttgatagattttttacggaacgaatcacatattcgcacattcaaagactcctttaaattgagctttatcaataaatcgcgacttatgcgtcttagagttttctttttaaaagcgtgattagaaaggtcaaatggatttaaacatttgttatatattacgcgttcTTTACCGTCACTGATGTTGTATAcaagtcacgtcactccgtgaaattcaaaccctgactgattatttttctcttctatattttgtctcctgccatctgtttactgccataaagtttactgccgtacccagccttgctatctttaaacacttcgctatattacagtataaacatacagcattgtgaagggctccccctcttagctgttctgacaataataagataactttagatatttactgttccttaaggtattgatAATTTGATGAATTAATGCATTTCTTTCGTAGTGTTGCGAGATCAGATATTAtatgcaacgggggatttcgtaaaaatTGCCGCCGACAGCCTTCTAGTCTATCTATAGCTGCAAGTAGTACATTAGCTgggaatcgcgagcgcgtgcatgcctccggaaaataaattgttacaaatgtatgtgtggagatcccacatttctaaatgcagtagtttacagataatacatcagcgaacaagtccacaattttttcagatttttaacttggctatttaatatagtaattatgctttgaaaaagaaatgattaaaaaatacgccaaattttaaatttattagtgataggcctaaagtaataaaaagtgttgtatttagtctttaaaatgcgccaaaccgcaaatctcaattatatgtagacagagagttccaagtgagtttatgtaacagtgcgcgcataatttgcgtaatttcggctacagatttattattagtatagatgtatgtGTATATAACAAAGAGAAATGCTTCAGTATATAAATTATCACTACGGACAATAAGGGGGCTATGAATTAAATAATCGTAGACAgaagataatataattaaaaGCAATTGAATAACAATGCTTGTAGTACTTTATTGCCTAGAGAACGAAGAAGAGCACAAGACGATAGTTTATTTCAGCAAGATTATGTCCCTGCTTATTATGGAGGAAGGTAGTGAATTACTTGTACCAAGAATTTCCAGGACGATGGATTGGCATAAGAGGAAGTAATGAACGGCTACCGAGTTACTGGTCTCAAACTAGTACATTGTTTCTCGTGGAGCTATTTGAAGTGGAGGGTCTACCAGAACCAAACATGATGCCTAGGAAGAGTTAAGACGAAGAATTTATCATGGATGAGATAGCCTACATCAGATCAATCGATTAGTGTTGCTAAAAGCATTAAACTATTTCCAAGACAGATTTATGTAATGTTTGGCAATGAATGGAGGCCATTTCGGACTCCTTTTGTGAGGTGATATAAACATTTGACACAATTAGAATGTTGTTAAAAAGTTGTCAatggtttttctttctttaaatattatCCACTGCATTAATATGGtagttaaatttcaatggtgTATATCCATTTTCTAAGCcatcaatttcttcttttttattattatctatatatttGAGAcgtgaagaatccaaaaatataaaataagtagcCCTATAcgttgctatttaaaaaaaatcggacTCCTTGGCATaccatttataaatttaaaacatatttttttaacatgttcaaaagttattttttcaCTCAATATAATTCTTCATACAATTCAAAATAGGAAAGATACAAGTAATGTTCATATAGTACTTTTTACTCATACTATGTAATGAAACCCATTCGTAGAAAAATTGCTGCGTAGCATAATAGCTGTAGCCACAggcatagctcaggtggtagcgcgtttgcctgttaatacggagttgcgctcggtcgtgggttctattcccacttgggctgattacctggctgggagGTTTCCCCAAATCtataggtaatctatagcgaatcctcggcctcatttcgctatcaccaatttcattggcGCTAAATAACccattagttgatacagcgtcgttaaataactaagtaaaaaaatagCATGTAGCGAAGTTTTGTTCGCCTGTATTTTTCCCTTAAATGTGATATGAACTTGAATCACGAATTAAATTGTTAGCGATTAATTCCatccatcgtcatcatcatccaaaACATGCATTTAATTTTGACCACAAAACGCAGCAAAAAAATCTCTTCTTTAACAAAGGAAACCGGATggtgtattcactcacaaattcaaaactatagatctcacaactcaagtaattttcaaaaaatccgctcagtgaacaaaatctatgttatagtacATCTTCTGTCATTATACTATACCATTAGAAttacagagggtcgtactgaaagtcatgaacaacacattgctataatataaatttcaacaatataacaaaaacgattataaatatgatcataatctacagactttacactatgtattgatatattgtgacgtcattaacttctatcatgtgaccacaggcaatgtttgcaaaatggtcgacagcgatggttcgtttcgacagcgtgctatCATTCAATTCCtcgttaaagaagaaaaatctattgctgaaattcacctcagactccAGCGTGCATACAGAGCTGTGAGCATAGGCGCCAGCAGTGTttggagatgggtgaaacatttcgaaggtGGGAACACAAGCATCCAAGATGaccctcgtagcggtcgccctcgaactgccacgatggaacgcaacaaggaaggagttgatgagttctgggatatTTCTTGAACTTgaacagaccataaatgctgtccgctatattcagacagttttgaagctacgtcatgcattgcgcgagaaacgccctggaaagaagaaCATCCTCCAACATGATAACGCGTGGCAtgacactgatcgtgtcaccgatggagaaaatcagaacatttgggtgggaaactcttccgcaatctccttacagtcccgacttggcaccctccgactaccatcttttcggttctgtaaaggagcaacTGCGAGGTCAatgctacgagacgctggaggacatccggaaagcagtgcatcagtgtcttcgggaagatgaaacggacttctacagcaagcgaattttcaaacttacagaacggcgagaaaaatgtgtgcaaagactatgttgaaaaatgacagaaaagtctgtagattaagatgatgtatttggtttgtctaaaaaaataaaaattaagatttataacaatgggttgctgaTGACTTACAGTATGCCCCTCGTACATATGTCCCTTATATAAAttcgtgataaatttaaataaaaatatcacgaaattaactTGTCAcaaaattagccgagtttgccctaTATAATTTACTGTTTCGACTACTATTATAGACCAGCAAGTTGTAGTGTTTCTTTCTAAATGCAATGTAACGTTTATCTTTCAGAAACGACTTGTTCCGAGACAGTTTTCTGAGGGCATGGAGGTTGCAACAGATCCATTATGCCGCTGCTTCTCGTCAAAAGTGACAATTCCTTGCGAGTCTCCAGTGGCAAATGTTATTAGCCTTGAACCTCAGCAGCAACAGCTTCCAGAGAATGACACACTCCCACCGACAACAGTTTTATAACCTTATTGTTTACGACTTGACTACTCCACTGCCATAAACAAGAAACGTGTCAGTTTAATCACTatgaaaattgtatcataaatgtTATTTGCTAGTCACCAAGAAAGTGATGCCAAGGAGACATACCATGGACAAAGATGTGAAGTTTATGTGATGTTAGTGCTTTTATATAATAAGTATCGTCTTATATAATGACGTCTACAAGACATATGTATGTAAAGATTTCCCAATTTTAACACCTGAAATAGACACAGACGTTGTCTATTATGTAAAAATGTTACTAAATCAAATTTGGTACTCTGAGCATTTACTTAAAGTATTTGAAAAGGGACAATAAAGATACGTGCAACAAGATAGTTGACATAATCTTCACCAAGTTTAAATATCACCACTACGTCATCAACACCAGCCACCATTGATTACAAGATGAACTTTTAGACTTATCTTGAGTTTCATGATTACAAGAATCGAACTTTTAGACTTATCTTGAGTTTCAAGATTAAAGGAATGTTCTGTATATTGTAATAAAGGCATGATTTACATTTTGTAATCAATATTCTTTGTAGACTTCCTCGAACTCTGCTACCTTTGGGTCTGtagatgaaaatattttctgttatctGCAGTGATGTCATTCAGCCCGTTCGTACCAGTTCGTCCGAACCGCTTGTTAaatgcagtagcggctggtgatcaaaatcctcggcgaggccagatgcaactagtttaagtgcctccgataggaaatatttatttatattaattattattgttattatattattaatattattattaatgaaaaataataatttcactcacctaattagctgttatgctgtgagtttcagtgattggttcattgtgatgaagcaacccatattatgtgttgaaaatcccgtttctttcttttctttttattttttctcttgacagcaaggccaacagagaagtttattttgcaccacattacacttaaccatttatgttgcccataccaggatgcaatagaaactcgcgttttaagattatccgtcagaaaaattgtcagcgatgtcgtaggtatctcgatagactct includes the following:
- the LOC138691256 gene encoding uncharacterized protein isoform X2 is translated as MERRARSKSPRSTGIVSKEPYYRACGCAHRFVPGEFSSPVRDRRRSRSRASTSSVPRSRTPSSVSSGRTTPSPGPQLQLSDRAMSEEVLTTSHETPSRRQCLPHCRCKYQMACWLEPRSIPVQYSSTIIIQLGSTKKRYLEEITFQKRLVPRQFSEGMEVATDPLCRCFSSKVTIPCESPVANVISLEPQQQQLPENDTLPPTTVL